One genomic region from Homalodisca vitripennis isolate AUS2020 chromosome 6, UT_GWSS_2.1, whole genome shotgun sequence encodes:
- the LOC124364977 gene encoding putative gustatory receptor 28b, with protein sequence MQPLSKEVVIFSNIFGGFPLKFTIDSKDRKRKLKFSFFVFFWGLVLITLQTILSAIGVYTDFSKRVADQPKWMFNDKSGFVTLIDFLSFNLTLVVVFFSCARKYQHFVSVLQILEHVDQNLHQNVLEVKAKAKVSFIFIVTTGLFVYSSLLGYTKFVKLDYKDYIKSIFYVLPLSSCFAQVSMFLHFTQVTQSVATRFGIINAKVKEEVMRNMRRRKINSQCLPSVNVPQSDRGLSSIWKIKSLMKTYWELCDAVHQANTFYGDQLMVIFFNSFAHITISLYYFSYSVIYEDTIITVLMGTWSIAHVAYLVLLVHPSTLVTKLAAETAPVICKLINMDLDPALVKCLEEFLLQLGKHKPRLSALGFFHIHNSTLTGMAGAVTTYLVILIQFLL encoded by the coding sequence ATGCAGCCTTTATCTAAAGAAGTAGTTATTTTTAGCAACATATTTGGGGGTTTCCCATTAAAATTCACTATAGACTCAAAAGATaggaaaagaaaacttaaattttcattttttgttttcttttgggGATTAGTCCTCATTACATTACAGACAATTCTGTCAGCCATTGGAGTGTACACGGACTTCAGCAAGAGAGTTGCTGATCAGCCCAAATGGATGTTTAATGACAAGTCAGGCTTTGTGACACTTATAGACTTTCTCTCCTTTAATCTGACGTTGGTTGTTGTCTTCTTCAGCTGTGCCAGGAAATACCAGCATTTCGTCAGTGTCCTTCAGATCCTAGAACATGTTGATCAAAATCTTCACCAAAACGTACTAGAAGTGAAGGCTAAAGCAAAAGTGTCATTCATATTCATTGTCACTACAGGTTTATTTGTGTACAGTAGTCTTTTGGGTTACACAAAATTTGTTAAGTTAGATTACAAAGATTACATTAAATCAATTTTCTACGTTCTCCCACTGTCCAGTTGTTTTGCTCAAGTATCCATGTTCCTCCACTTCACCCAAGTCACACAAAGTGTTGCTACGAGGTTTGGTATTATCAATGCCAAGGTCAAAGAAGAAGTGATGAGGAACATGAGGCGACGAAAAATAAACAGTCAATGTCTCCCGAGTGTCAATGTCCCTCAAAGTGATAGAGGACTGTCATCCATTTGGAAGATAAAGTCCCTTATGAAGACCTACTGGGAACTATGTGACGCTGTACACCAGGCCAACACCTTTTATGGAGATCAGCTGATGGTCATCTTCTTTAATTCGTTTGCCCATATCACAATCAGTCTGTACTACTTCTCCTACAGTGTAATCTACGAGGACACAATCATCACCGTTCTCATGGGAACTTGGTCCATTGCTCACGTTGCTTACCTGGTCCTGTTGGTCCATCCAAGCACACTGGTGACTAAACTGGCCGCTGAGACGGCACCAGTGATCTGTAAGTTGATCAACATGGATTTGGATCCAGCGTTGGTGAAATGCCTTGAAGAATTTTTGCTGCAGTTAGGCAAACACAAACCAAGATTATCCGCACTTGGATTTTTCCACATTCACAACTCTACCCTGACAGGAATGGCAGGTGCAGTGACTACCTATCTGGTTATACTGATCCAGTTCCTTCTATAA